One uncultured Tolumonas sp. genomic window carries:
- the lon gene encoding endopeptidase La, translating into MNLQRSDRIVLPVLPLRDVVVYPHMVIPLFVGREKSIRCLEVAMEQDKKILLVAQKDAATDNPEKSDLYPVGTIANILQLLKLPDGTVKVLVEGAERVLLEELTDEETYYVGIVCPLECVDIPDAESDVLIRSAITQFEGYIKLNKKIPPEVLTSIAAIDDPVRLADTMAAHMPLKLEDKQRVLEIQEVSERLMFLMAKMESEIDLLQVEKRIRSRVKKQMEKSQREYYLNEQMKAIQKELGELDENTPDEFETLHKKIIDAGMTLEAKDKALAELTKLKMMSPMSAEATVVRSYIDWLIAVPWKARTKVKKNLQLAETVLDEDHYGLEKVKERILEYLAVQSRINQLKGPILCLVGPPGVGKTSLGQSIAKATGRKYVRMALGGVRDEAEIRGHRRTYIGSLPGKLIQKMAKVGVKNPLFLLDEIDKMSSDMRGDPASALLEVLDPEQNNSFSDHYLEVDYDLSDVMFVATSNSMNIPGPLLDRMEVIRLSGYTEDEKLNIAKSHLLQKQIERNGLKANEITIEDSAIIDIIRYYTREAGVRSLEREISKICRKAVKAILLNKDLKHVTVNADNLKDYLGVQRFDFGKAEDHNQVGQVVGLAWTEVGGDLLTIEATNVPGKGKLTYTGSLGDVMQESIQAAMTVVRARAESLRINADFYEKRDIHVHVPEGATPKDGPSAGIAMCTALVSSLTGNPVRADVAMTGEITLRGEVLPIGGLKEKLLAAHRGGIKRVVIPFENTKDLEEIPDNVKQDLEIHPVRWIDQVLELALQEPVDRVSVS; encoded by the coding sequence ATGAATTTACAGCGCTCAGATCGTATCGTGCTACCTGTTCTGCCGCTTCGGGATGTAGTGGTATATCCCCACATGGTTATCCCGTTGTTTGTCGGCCGTGAAAAATCAATCCGTTGCCTAGAAGTAGCAATGGAACAGGATAAAAAAATTCTGTTAGTGGCACAGAAAGATGCGGCCACTGATAATCCGGAAAAATCGGATCTCTATCCTGTTGGTACAATTGCCAATATTCTGCAATTACTGAAGTTACCTGATGGCACAGTTAAAGTGTTGGTCGAAGGTGCAGAACGTGTATTGCTGGAAGAGCTAACCGACGAAGAAACCTATTACGTGGGTATCGTTTGTCCACTGGAATGTGTCGACATTCCAGATGCCGAAAGTGATGTCCTGATCCGCTCTGCAATTACTCAGTTTGAAGGCTATATCAAACTGAATAAGAAGATCCCGCCTGAGGTACTAACCTCTATCGCAGCTATTGATGATCCTGTTCGCCTGGCTGATACGATGGCTGCACATATGCCACTGAAACTGGAAGACAAGCAACGTGTGCTTGAAATTCAGGAAGTGTCAGAACGCCTGATGTTTTTGATGGCGAAAATGGAATCGGAAATTGACCTGTTGCAGGTTGAAAAACGGATCCGTTCCCGTGTTAAAAAGCAGATGGAAAAAAGCCAGCGTGAGTATTATCTGAATGAGCAGATGAAGGCGATTCAGAAAGAGCTGGGCGAGTTGGATGAAAATACTCCTGACGAATTTGAGACGCTGCATAAAAAAATCATCGATGCAGGGATGACGCTGGAAGCGAAAGACAAAGCACTGGCGGAATTGACCAAGCTGAAAATGATGTCGCCGATGTCAGCGGAAGCCACAGTAGTTCGCAGCTACATTGATTGGTTGATTGCAGTACCTTGGAAAGCGCGTACCAAAGTGAAGAAAAATCTGCAACTAGCGGAAACAGTGCTGGATGAAGATCACTACGGGCTGGAAAAAGTAAAAGAACGTATTTTGGAATATCTGGCAGTACAAAGCCGGATCAACCAATTGAAAGGCCCGATTTTGTGTCTGGTTGGCCCTCCAGGGGTTGGTAAAACAAGTCTGGGGCAATCTATTGCCAAAGCTACCGGACGTAAATACGTGCGTATGGCTCTGGGTGGCGTCAGAGACGAAGCCGAGATCCGAGGTCATCGCCGTACTTACATCGGCTCTTTGCCGGGCAAACTTATTCAGAAAATGGCCAAGGTCGGGGTGAAAAATCCGCTGTTCCTGTTAGATGAAATCGATAAGATGTCTTCTGATATGCGTGGTGATCCGGCTTCTGCATTACTGGAAGTGCTTGATCCAGAACAGAACAATAGTTTCAGCGACCATTATCTGGAAGTTGATTACGATCTGTCGGATGTTATGTTTGTCGCAACATCTAATTCGATGAACATTCCAGGCCCATTACTGGATCGTATGGAAGTCATTCGTCTGTCTGGTTACACCGAAGATGAAAAACTGAATATTGCGAAAAGTCATTTATTACAAAAACAAATTGAGCGCAATGGACTGAAAGCAAACGAAATTACTATCGAAGATTCCGCGATCATCGATATTATTCGTTATTACACCCGAGAAGCAGGTGTGCGTAGTCTTGAGCGTGAAATCTCTAAAATTTGCCGTAAAGCAGTAAAAGCTATTTTGCTGAATAAAGATCTCAAGCATGTGACTGTGAACGCCGATAATCTGAAAGATTATTTAGGGGTTCAGCGGTTTGATTTCGGTAAGGCGGAAGATCATAACCAAGTCGGACAGGTTGTTGGTCTGGCATGGACAGAAGTTGGTGGCGATCTATTAACGATTGAAGCGACGAATGTGCCGGGTAAAGGTAAACTGACCTACACCGGTTCGCTAGGCGATGTGATGCAGGAATCTATTCAGGCCGCGATGACGGTTGTCAGAGCTCGTGCTGAGTCGTTACGTATCAATGCTGATTTCTATGAGAAACGCGACATCCATGTGCATGTTCCTGAAGGTGCCACACCGAAAGATGGTCCAAGTGCGGGTATCGCAATGTGTACGGCGCTGGTGTCCAGTCTGACAGGAAATCCTGTTCGTGCTGACGTTGCTATGACTGGTGAAATTACACTGCGCGGTGAAGTGTTGCCAATTGGTGGCTTAAAAGAAAAATTGCTAGCAGCACATCGTGGTGGCATCAAACGTGTGGTCATTCCATTTGAGAACACAAAAGATCTGGAAGAGATCCCTGATAATGTCAAACAAGATCTCGAAATACATCCGGTTCGCTGGATTGATCAAGTGCTTGAGTTAGCGTTACAAGAGCCTGTTGATCGGGTAAGCGTGTCATAA
- a CDS encoding HU family DNA-binding protein gives MTSHKNHKGKEVNKSQLVDKISESADISKAAAGRALDAFIDAVGDALKEGDQVSLVGFGTFAVRERASRSGRNPQTGATIEIAACKQPAFKAGKALKDSVN, from the coding sequence ATAACCAGCCACAAAAATCATAAGGGGAAAGAAGTGAACAAATCACAGTTGGTTGATAAAATTTCCGAAAGCGCGGATATCTCCAAAGCTGCTGCAGGTCGCGCTCTGGATGCTTTCATTGACGCAGTGGGTGACGCATTAAAAGAGGGTGATCAGGTTTCTCTGGTCGGTTTTGGTACCTTTGCAGTGCGTGAGCGTGCATCTCGTTCTGGTCGTAATCCTCAGACTGGCGCAACGATTGAAATTGCTGCTTGCAAGCAACCTGCTTTTAAAGCAGGGAAAGCATTAAAGGACTCTGTTAATTAA
- a CDS encoding SurA N-terminal domain-containing protein produces the protein MLMDKLRDGAQGRIAKIIFWLIILSFALAGVGSYLNRPASNDPAVVDDEVISAQTLEKNYQNERANMQAQYGEAASQLLDNPQYLAQLKKSVLDKLINQALLNHKALKAGIRLSNEQVKDAIRQMPEFQVDNKFSNEKFITTLSRVGYTPESFGNSMRQDLARQFWLDGVLTTEFTLPAEVTQLEALYQQKRDVKMITVPADAFLQQVNVSDDEINEFYKTHSKDFMQSEQVKLNYVLLSAAELAKSIQPTDSDLKAYYQQHTDLFTEPERCKVAHILITNKDDKAAQNKVNEVLAKLKSGSDFAQLAKTESADTLSARQGGELDWFEKGVMDPAFEKAAFALNQKNELSAVVKSAFGYHIIKLLDKQDATVLPYDKAQQVIRQKFVDEKSRELYAEQQQKLSDLGFENPDSLDSVAETLKLPLQKTDFITSKQLPAAINVPAVVTQAFAEKLRDENTNSEVITVSDSAVMMLHVVDYKPSAVKPLADVKALVIAKLQSVKAAEKARDAALTLLEKVKAGQPVDDLVAKLNAKVEEKVGLTRFAGNSPAQLSQAVFKLAKPADKTISADLYADEQGNQSVLILQKITAAPESKDTQLQQGLSQQLVKLRQEQLYGALIELLRQKASIKYAPVSTQAAE, from the coding sequence ATGCTGATGGATAAGCTGCGCGATGGTGCCCAGGGCCGTATCGCGAAAATTATTTTTTGGTTAATTATTCTGTCATTCGCATTGGCAGGTGTTGGTAGTTATCTTAACCGTCCGGCCAGTAATGACCCGGCCGTGGTTGATGATGAGGTTATTTCTGCTCAGACATTAGAAAAAAACTATCAGAATGAACGGGCAAACATGCAAGCTCAATATGGCGAAGCAGCTTCTCAATTGCTCGATAATCCTCAATATTTGGCACAATTGAAAAAATCGGTGTTAGATAAACTGATCAATCAAGCTTTGCTAAACCATAAAGCTTTGAAAGCAGGAATTCGTCTGAGTAATGAACAGGTAAAAGATGCCATTCGTCAGATGCCTGAATTTCAAGTTGATAACAAATTCAGTAATGAAAAATTCATCACTACCTTATCGCGAGTTGGTTATACACCTGAGTCATTTGGTAACTCTATGCGTCAGGATCTAGCTCGCCAATTCTGGTTAGATGGTGTATTGACCACCGAGTTCACTCTGCCTGCAGAAGTCACTCAATTGGAAGCCCTGTATCAGCAAAAACGTGATGTAAAAATGATCACAGTGCCTGCCGATGCATTTCTCCAACAAGTTAATGTCAGCGATGATGAAATCAATGAGTTTTACAAAACTCACAGTAAAGATTTCATGCAGTCTGAACAGGTTAAGCTTAATTATGTTCTGTTGAGCGCGGCTGAACTGGCTAAATCTATTCAACCAACGGATAGTGATCTGAAGGCGTATTATCAGCAACATACAGATTTGTTTACTGAGCCTGAACGCTGCAAAGTGGCACATATTCTGATCACCAATAAAGATGACAAAGCAGCACAGAATAAAGTGAATGAAGTGCTGGCTAAGTTGAAGTCTGGTAGTGATTTTGCTCAATTAGCAAAAACTGAGTCTGCAGATACATTATCTGCTCGACAAGGCGGTGAATTAGACTGGTTTGAGAAAGGGGTTATGGATCCTGCTTTTGAAAAAGCAGCATTTGCCTTAAATCAGAAGAATGAACTGTCCGCTGTTGTGAAGTCGGCTTTTGGTTATCACATTATCAAGCTGCTGGATAAACAAGATGCAACTGTGTTGCCTTATGATAAAGCGCAACAAGTGATCCGCCAAAAATTTGTTGATGAAAAATCACGTGAATTGTATGCGGAACAGCAACAGAAATTGTCCGATCTTGGTTTTGAAAACCCAGACTCTCTGGATTCAGTTGCGGAAACGCTAAAATTACCACTGCAAAAAACAGATTTCATTACGTCCAAACAGTTACCTGCTGCGATTAATGTACCAGCAGTCGTTACTCAGGCATTTGCTGAAAAATTACGTGATGAAAATACTAACTCAGAAGTCATCACTGTTTCTGATTCAGCAGTAATGATGTTGCATGTAGTTGATTATAAACCGAGTGCAGTCAAGCCATTAGCTGATGTAAAAGCGTTGGTAATTGCAAAACTACAATCAGTTAAGGCTGCGGAAAAAGCGCGAGATGCGGCGTTGACATTGCTTGAAAAAGTAAAAGCTGGTCAACCGGTTGATGATTTAGTGGCTAAGTTGAATGCTAAAGTGGAAGAGAAGGTTGGTTTGACCCGTTTTGCAGGCAATTCTCCGGCCCAATTATCTCAAGCAGTATTCAAACTGGCTAAACCTGCGGATAAAACAATCAGTGCTGATTTGTATGCCGATGAGCAAGGTAACCAGTCGGTATTGATATTGCAGAAAATTACAGCAGCACCAGAATCTAAAGATACACAACTTCAGCAAGGTCTGTCACAACAGCTGGTTAAGTTGAGACAAGAACAGCTGTATGGTGCTTTGATTGAGTTGTTACGACAGAAAGCAAGTATCAAATATGCGCCTGTCAGCACTCAGGCTGCAGAGTAA
- the proQ gene encoding RNA chaperone ProQ — MENNEKINNSKELIAYLSELFPACFIATGEARPLKIGIFQDLAARLADDPRVSKTVLRSALRQYTSSWRYLHGLRPGMIRVDLDGNPAGELTEEHVTHAKTALKESKDKIFSSRRKGGNKPVKQKKPVVDLSTLKTGQQIQVMVGKSPITGNIKEITRDDVQVELATGMQVRVKAEHLVP; from the coding sequence ATGGAAAACAACGAAAAAATCAATAACAGCAAAGAATTGATCGCATACCTTTCTGAACTGTTTCCTGCTTGTTTTATCGCTACAGGTGAAGCTCGTCCACTGAAAATCGGTATTTTCCAGGATCTTGCTGCTCGCTTGGCTGACGACCCACGAGTATCTAAAACCGTATTGCGTTCTGCGCTTCGTCAATACACTTCTAGCTGGCGTTATCTGCACGGCTTGCGCCCTGGCATGATTCGTGTTGACTTAGATGGTAATCCTGCTGGTGAACTGACCGAAGAACATGTGACGCATGCTAAAACTGCGTTGAAAGAGAGCAAGGATAAAATTTTCTCTTCTCGTCGCAAAGGTGGTAATAAACCAGTTAAACAGAAAAAACCTGTGGTTGATCTTTCCACCCTTAAAACCGGACAACAAATCCAAGTGATGGTAGGTAAATCACCTATCACTGGTAATATCAAAGAAATTACTCGTGATGATGTTCAGGTTGAACTGGCTACGGGTATGCAGGTGCGTGTAAAAGCGGAACACCTGGTTCCTTAA
- the prc gene encoding carboxy terminal-processing peptidase — protein sequence MLRVNLFKSTAVALGVFYAGLSYAVAPPISEDSIPTLAQEDQHAIASKRIAALFTRSHYKHFVLDDQMSEKIFDLYLQALDYNRSVLLASDIANFQAFSHQFDDALQSGDLKNAYAMYNLSTKRRFERYAYALSLLDEPMSFDVTDKYEFDRSKSAWAKNDAEINEIWRQRVKYDALNLKLAGKKPAEIKELLTKRYSNAIKRLKQDESEDIFQAVMNAFARSIDPHTSYLSPRNADRFNSEMNLSLEGIGAVLQADDDFTIVRSLIPGGPADKTKLLRPDDRITGVAQESGKIIDVIGWRLDDVVDLIKGRKGTKVRLEIQRGKGATHQTQLIELVRDKVRLEDRAAKSQVIKSEGKKIGVIEVPSFYVNLHLDVQKELAKLKAQKIDGLLIDLRNDGGGALTEATELTGLFMKQGPVVQIRDTMGRVAVNEDTDGKSYYDGPMTVLIDRYSASASEIFAAAMNDYGRALIIGENSFGKGTVQQHRALGKIYDFFDNELGHVQYTIAKFYRINGGSTQNKGVQPDIDFPPLIDPNETGESVELNALQWDKIEPAQYTKLGDFTALLPKLKEFHQQRVKSDPEFKYAEEDIAWYQAEKNKKFISLNEAERIKTRDEQDKKALQRANERLTRMGKPMVKSLSDIPTDIKFPDGYLKEAANITADLVQLSKS from the coding sequence ATTTTGAGAGTAAATTTGTTCAAGAGCACTGCAGTTGCACTTGGCGTTTTCTATGCGGGGCTATCTTATGCGGTAGCTCCTCCTATATCTGAAGATTCAATACCTACGTTGGCGCAAGAAGATCAACATGCGATCGCTAGCAAACGTATTGCCGCACTATTTACTCGTAGTCACTACAAACATTTTGTTCTTGACGATCAGATGTCCGAAAAGATTTTTGATCTCTATTTGCAAGCCTTAGATTATAACCGTAGTGTTTTACTCGCTTCTGATATTGCAAATTTTCAGGCCTTCAGTCATCAATTTGATGATGCATTGCAAAGTGGTGATTTAAAGAATGCCTACGCGATGTATAACCTGAGTACAAAACGTCGTTTTGAACGTTATGCATATGCACTCTCTTTACTTGATGAACCAATGTCATTTGATGTGACAGATAAATATGAGTTTGATCGAAGTAAAAGTGCCTGGGCTAAAAACGACGCTGAAATCAATGAAATTTGGCGCCAACGGGTTAAATACGATGCGTTGAATTTAAAATTGGCGGGTAAAAAACCGGCTGAAATTAAAGAGTTACTGACTAAACGTTACAGTAATGCGATTAAACGCCTGAAGCAGGATGAAAGCGAAGATATTTTTCAGGCTGTCATGAATGCTTTTGCCCGTTCTATCGATCCACATACCAGCTATTTATCACCGCGAAATGCCGATCGTTTTAATTCGGAAATGAATCTTTCGCTGGAAGGGATCGGGGCAGTTCTGCAGGCTGATGATGATTTCACTATCGTTCGCTCGTTGATCCCCGGTGGTCCGGCGGATAAAACAAAACTGCTGCGACCAGATGATCGTATCACTGGTGTTGCACAAGAAAGCGGCAAAATCATTGATGTCATTGGCTGGCGTCTCGACGATGTTGTCGATCTGATCAAAGGCCGTAAAGGCACTAAAGTCCGTCTGGAAATCCAACGTGGTAAAGGTGCTACTCATCAAACTCAGTTAATTGAGTTAGTTCGTGACAAAGTGCGCCTTGAAGATCGAGCAGCTAAATCACAAGTCATCAAATCAGAAGGCAAAAAAATTGGTGTGATCGAAGTGCCGAGTTTTTATGTCAATCTGCATTTAGATGTACAAAAAGAGTTGGCTAAACTCAAAGCTCAGAAAATTGATGGCTTGCTGATTGATTTGCGTAATGACGGTGGTGGTGCTCTAACTGAAGCGACTGAATTGACTGGTTTGTTTATGAAACAGGGGCCAGTTGTTCAGATCCGTGACACTATGGGGCGAGTTGCGGTCAACGAAGATACGGATGGAAAATCATATTATGATGGCCCGATGACCGTATTGATTGACCGTTACAGTGCTTCGGCGTCAGAAATATTCGCTGCAGCCATGAATGATTACGGTCGCGCATTGATTATCGGAGAAAATAGTTTTGGCAAAGGTACGGTGCAGCAGCATCGGGCTTTGGGCAAAATTTATGACTTCTTTGATAATGAACTCGGTCATGTTCAATACACGATTGCTAAATTTTATCGTATTAATGGTGGGAGTACTCAGAATAAAGGTGTGCAGCCTGATATCGATTTCCCTCCGTTGATTGATCCTAATGAAACCGGCGAAAGTGTGGAATTGAATGCATTGCAATGGGATAAAATTGAACCAGCGCAATACACTAAATTAGGTGATTTCACTGCCTTGTTACCGAAATTGAAAGAGTTTCATCAGCAGCGCGTGAAGAGTGACCCTGAGTTTAAATACGCGGAAGAAGATATCGCTTGGTATCAGGCCGAGAAGAATAAGAAATTTATTTCTCTTAATGAAGCTGAACGTATCAAAACCCGAGATGAACAGGATAAAAAAGCATTACAACGTGCTAATGAGCGCCTGACTCGTATGGGTAAGCCAATGGTCAAATCACTATCGGATATTCCTACAGATATTAAATTTCCAGATGGTTATCTTAAAGAGGCCGCCAATATTACGGCTGATTTAGTCCAGCTGAGTAAATCCTGA
- the purT gene encoding formate-dependent phosphoribosylglycinamide formyltransferase, whose product MSFLGTPYSNGATRAMLLGSGELGKEVAIELQRLGVEVIAVDRYANAPAMQVAHRSHVISMLDGVALRQLVQQEQPHFIIPEIEAIATETLQELEQSGFNVIPTALATRLTMDREGIRRLAAETLNLPTSPYFFAETEADYQQAVEKIGFPCVVKPVMSSSGKGQSVVRKPEQVATAWQYAQEGGRAGRGRVIVEGFVPFDYEITLLTISAVDGIHFCAPIGHRQEDGDYRESWQPQIMSDELLAKSQHVAREVVKALGGYGLFGVELFIKGDEVYFSEVSPRPHDTGMVTLISQDLSEFALHVRAILGLPIGKITQYGPAASAVILREGDSTDIGYGNLSSALALIPGAQLRLFGKPEIAGRRRLGVALVRADNVELAIEQAKQVAAAVDVKF is encoded by the coding sequence ATGTCTTTTTTAGGAACTCCATACTCTAATGGTGCGACTCGCGCTATGTTGCTGGGCTCGGGTGAGCTGGGCAAAGAAGTTGCGATTGAATTACAGCGATTGGGCGTGGAGGTAATTGCGGTTGATCGTTACGCCAATGCACCTGCTATGCAGGTTGCTCACCGTAGTCATGTGATCTCTATGTTGGATGGTGTGGCATTACGCCAACTGGTGCAACAAGAACAGCCGCATTTTATCATTCCTGAGATTGAAGCTATTGCTACTGAAACTCTGCAAGAGTTGGAACAAAGTGGTTTCAATGTCATTCCAACCGCGTTAGCTACCCGACTCACCATGGATCGTGAAGGTATCCGCCGTTTAGCGGCTGAAACATTAAACTTGCCCACTTCACCGTATTTTTTTGCAGAAACTGAAGCCGATTATCAACAGGCTGTAGAGAAGATTGGTTTTCCTTGTGTGGTAAAACCGGTAATGAGTTCTTCTGGTAAAGGCCAGAGTGTGGTGCGCAAACCAGAGCAGGTAGCCACAGCGTGGCAGTATGCGCAGGAAGGTGGACGTGCAGGCCGTGGTCGCGTGATCGTTGAAGGTTTTGTTCCTTTTGACTACGAAATTACATTACTGACCATCAGCGCGGTCGATGGTATTCATTTCTGTGCACCTATCGGTCATCGCCAGGAAGATGGTGATTACCGTGAATCATGGCAGCCGCAGATCATGAGCGATGAATTGCTGGCTAAATCGCAGCATGTTGCTCGTGAAGTGGTAAAAGCACTGGGTGGTTATGGTTTGTTTGGTGTCGAATTGTTTATCAAGGGGGATGAAGTTTACTTCAGTGAAGTCTCTCCACGCCCACATGATACTGGTATGGTAACCCTGATCTCTCAGGATTTATCTGAGTTTGCTTTGCATGTCCGTGCGATTCTGGGTTTACCAATTGGCAAGATCACGCAATATGGGCCGGCTGCTTCTGCTGTTATCTTGCGTGAAGGCGATTCCACTGATATTGGCTATGGTAACTTATCATCCGCTTTGGCTTTGATCCCTGGCGCGCAGTTACGTTTGTTTGGTAAACCTGAAATTGCTGGTCGTCGTCGGTTGGGTGTAGCTTTAGTGCGTGCTGATAATGTTGAATTAGCGATTGAACAAGCGAAACAAGTCGCTGCTGCCGTAGATGTGAAATTCTAA
- a CDS encoding methylated-DNA--[protein]-cysteine S-methyltransferase, translated as MMIAISYFLSPVGYLRLEADHDGLQSLLLNSPPADELAALAPSHPVLVLAHQQLQEYFSGSRHDFSVPLAMTGTEFQLAAWHALQTIPYGETVSYKAIAEQIGRPKAMRAVGMANNRNPIAIIVPCHRVIGANGQLVGYGGGLDMKHWLLTHEKQHAGQ; from the coding sequence ATGATGATTGCAATCAGTTATTTTCTTTCTCCAGTTGGGTATCTGCGGTTAGAAGCAGATCATGATGGATTGCAGTCACTGTTGTTAAATAGCCCGCCAGCTGATGAGTTGGCGGCGCTTGCACCTTCACATCCTGTTCTTGTCTTGGCTCATCAGCAATTACAGGAATACTTTTCTGGTTCTCGTCATGATTTCTCTGTGCCATTAGCAATGACCGGAACTGAGTTTCAATTAGCCGCCTGGCACGCTTTACAAACTATCCCTTATGGAGAGACTGTTAGCTATAAAGCAATTGCTGAGCAGATAGGCAGACCAAAAGCGATGCGTGCCGTGGGGATGGCGAATAATCGCAATCCGATTGCTATTATTGTTCCATGCCATCGCGTGATTGGCGCTAATGGCCAATTAGTTGGCTATGGTGGTGGTTTGGATATGAAGCACTGGTTACTGACGCATGAGAAGCAACATGCTGGACAATGA
- the asnS gene encoding asparagine--tRNA ligase, with protein sequence MTHVPVVDVLQGKHAVGTTLTVKGWIRTRRDSKAGISFLAIHDGSCFAPVQAVVPNTLSNYENDVLRLTTSCSVEVTGVIQASAGTGQQFEILADSVTVLGFVEDPDTYPMAPKRHSVEYLREHAHLRVRTNMMGAVTRVRNCIAQAIHRFFHDEGFMWIATPLITASDCEGAGEMFRVSTLDMENLPRTDKGAIDYNQDFFGKEAFLTVSGQLNLETYACAMSKVYTFGPTFRAENSNTSRHLAEFWMVEPEIAFANLDDNAALAEKLLKYVFKAVLDERRDDLEFFAERVDKEAITRLEQFISADFAQVDYTDAIEILKNSGRTFEFPVEWGIDMSSEHERYLAEEHFKAPVVVKNYPKDIKAFYMRLNDDGKTVAAMDVLAPGIGEIIGGSQREERLDVLDARLAEMGLNKEDYWWYRDLRRYGTVPHSGFGLGFERLVVYVTGMGNVRDVIPFPRTPRNAEY encoded by the coding sequence ATGACTCACGTTCCCGTAGTTGACGTGCTGCAGGGTAAACATGCCGTTGGCACGACTCTGACAGTAAAAGGCTGGATCCGTACCCGTCGCGATTCTAAAGCTGGTATTTCGTTTCTGGCTATCCATGATGGCTCTTGTTTCGCCCCGGTTCAGGCGGTAGTACCGAATACCCTGTCTAATTACGAAAATGATGTGTTGCGTCTGACCACTTCCTGCTCTGTTGAAGTAACAGGTGTTATTCAGGCTTCTGCAGGCACCGGTCAGCAATTTGAAATTCTGGCTGACAGTGTCACCGTATTAGGTTTTGTTGAAGATCCAGACACCTACCCAATGGCACCAAAACGCCATTCTGTAGAATACCTGCGTGAACATGCTCACTTACGCGTGCGTACCAACATGATGGGCGCCGTGACCCGTGTGCGTAACTGTATTGCGCAAGCCATCCACCGTTTCTTCCATGATGAAGGCTTTATGTGGATCGCAACCCCGCTGATCACGGCTTCTGACTGTGAAGGTGCTGGTGAAATGTTCCGTGTATCAACACTGGATATGGAAAACCTGCCACGAACCGATAAAGGCGCCATTGATTACAACCAAGATTTCTTCGGTAAAGAAGCTTTCCTGACCGTATCTGGCCAGCTGAACTTGGAAACCTATGCTTGTGCAATGTCGAAGGTGTATACCTTTGGCCCAACGTTCCGCGCAGAAAACTCTAACACCAGCCGTCATTTGGCTGAATTCTGGATGGTTGAGCCAGAAATCGCGTTCGCCAATCTGGATGACAATGCCGCATTAGCTGAGAAACTGCTGAAATATGTATTCAAAGCCGTGTTAGATGAACGTCGTGATGATCTGGAATTCTTCGCAGAGCGCGTCGATAAAGAAGCCATCACCCGTCTGGAACAGTTTATCAGCGCTGACTTTGCTCAGGTTGATTACACCGACGCTATCGAAATTCTGAAGAACAGTGGTCGTACCTTTGAATTCCCAGTGGAATGGGGTATCGACATGTCTTCTGAACACGAGCGTTATCTGGCCGAAGAACACTTCAAGGCGCCAGTGGTTGTAAAAAACTATCCAAAAGATATCAAAGCATTCTACATGCGCCTTAACGATGACGGTAAAACCGTTGCCGCAATGGACGTTCTGGCACCAGGCATCGGTGAAATCATCGGTGGTTCACAACGTGAAGAGCGTTTAGACGTGCTGGATGCCCGCTTAGCGGAAATGGGCCTGAATAAAGAAGATTACTGGTGGTATCGTGATCTGCGCCGTTATGGCACCGTACCTCATTCTGGTTTTGGCCTGGGCTTTGAACGTCTGGTTGTATATGTAACCGGTATGGGCAACGTGCGTGACGTGATCCCATTCCCACGTACACCACGTAACGCTGAATACTAA